TTCAGCTCTGTCCCTGTTTGAACGCCCGCCGTTTGGCTCGGCGAGACGCCCCCCCCACACGTATCTTACATGGTGGCTGATTgctgtatgcttattgtgtctAGACTAGACGACAGTGGTtattggctgaagttattgattgttgaTCTGTATCAATCATTCTGATCTGtgttcataaatatctttgatgtTTCTGCTGATAACCAAACCTTTTATATACAACCTGATGCTGTGGTGGGACTGTACCTGACTCTGCAGGGAGCTCAGGTTCACCGCCATCACCTCCACGCTCTGCTGCACTCctctcagctcctcctgggCCTCCTCCCGCCTCCTCCGCTCCGTCTGCACCTCCTCTCTGAGAGCAGTCACCTCCTTCTCAGTCCTCATTAACTTCTCTTGTACCTgctccttctccttttcttccctttGTACCTCCTCTGTGATGACTGTCAACTCATTCTCGgtcctcctcagctcctcctgtatctcctccctctgcctcctctccgTCTGCACCTCCTCTCTGAGAGCGGTcgccttttctctcctcttcatcaGCTCCTGCTGGGCCTCATTCTTCtccatttgtttcttttgtacCTCCTCTCTAAGTACAGAcacctccctctcgctcctcctcagctcctcctgtatCTCttccctctgcctcctctccgTCTGCACCTCCTCTCTGAGAGCAGTCACCTCCTTCTCAGTCCTCATTAACTTCTCTTGTACCTgctccttctccttttcttccctttGTACCTCCTCTGTGATGACTGTCAACTCATTCTTGgtcctcctcagctcctcctgtatCTCCTCCCTCTGCACCTCCTCTCTGAGAGCTGTcgccttttctctcctcttcatcaGCTCCTCCTGGGCCTCATTCTTCtccatttgtttcttttgtacCTCCTCTCTAAGTACAGAcacctccctctcgctcctcctcagctcctcctgtacCTTGTCCTTGAGGACTGTCATCTCCTCCTGTGCCTCCTTCTTCTCCCTTTGTTCCCTTTTCACCTCCCCTCTGAGAGCTGTCACCTCCTTCTCAGTTCTCCTCAACTTCTCCTCtatctcctccttctccctttGTTCCCTTATTACCTCCTCTCTAAGTACAGatacctcctctctcctcctcctcagctcctcctgtaccttatccctctccctctgcaccTCCTCTCTGAGAGCTGtcacctccctctccctcctcctcagctccaccgACAGTCctgccttctcctcctccagctccctcACTCTggacctccctctctcctccaccaGGAGTTGCTGACCTCTCTCAGACTCCACGAGTCTCCCTCGCTCCTCTTTAGCCTCCTTCAATTCATCCTTCAGCctcatcttctcctcctctttactCCTCAGTACCTCCCTCTGTCCCTcaatttctttctccttctctatcAGCTCATCCTCCaacctcttcttctcctccgtCACCCTCCTCAGAAGCTCCTCAtctcccttcctcccctcctctgtctccttcagtttgttttctagcctcctcttctcctcctctgtcctcctcagcACCTCTCTTTGCTCCTGCACCCCCCTTTCCATCTCTTCCCATCTGTCCTCCAacctcctccactcctccctGGCTCTCCTTAGTgcctccctgtcctcctcccgctcctcctccacctcccttaCTTTCTCCTCCAGcctccccttctcctcctccaactctgtcagcttgttgtccagcctcctcctcctctccacctctgttctcctcagtgcctccttttctctctcctcctcctccctctcctccagcaTGGCTCTCAACtgctgcacctcctcctctcgATCCTTCAGGATATGGTTAAATTTGGCCCCCTCCCTCAAGCTCCGCTCTGCCTTCTCCCTCcactccttcacctcctcctccagtctGTCGCGggcctcctccctctctctggctctcctcCTCGCTCCCTCGCTCTCTGCCCGGGCCTCCTGCAGCTCCCTGGCCTGTGAGGAGATCctgttgtctttttctcctccctccctcttctctttctccaggAGCGCCCGGGTTTCTTTCAGCAGCGCCTCCAGCTGCTCCTCCCTCGCCTCCTTCTGCTTCAGTTTGTCGTTCGCCTCCTGACACTCCcttgctccctcctcctcctgctcctctgccaGCCTCAGGCGCTCCTTCAGCTCCTcgacctcctcctccctctccctcacgGCGCTCATCTGTCGTTCCAGGCTGCGCTCCCTCCGCTCCACCTCCTCTTTCATCTCCTCACACTCCTCCTTGGCCACGTTCAACCTCACCTTCAgcagctccacctcccccaccttCTCCTTCAGCCTCTCCAACAgttccccctccacctcctcctttttGTCTCGcagtctctccttctctctcctctcctcctctctgtcctcctctagTACGGAGGTTTCTTTTCTCAGTCTGTTaatctcctcctccacctcctccaccctcaTCCTCCATCTCTCCACCTCTTCTGCTTCACTCCTCAGTcgctccatctcctcctccctctcctccttttctctttctaatCTCTCCATCCGGTCGCAGAGGGCCTCGACCTCGCCgtccctcctcacctcctcctctttaaACTTAACCTCCgccctcttcacctcctcccccagtctctccatctctccctccgcCTGCCGTATTCTGTCCATCATGTGGCTGATTTGTGCCTCCTTCTCCGTCACCTCCTCCCTTAGTCTCTCCACTTCTTTTTGtctcgcctcctcctcctccatcagtcCCTCTATGCGCCTCTTCAGCGCCTCCACCTCTCCATCCCTCGTGCCCAGCTCCTCGCTCAgagcctccctctctctctgccaggcctccctctcctccttctcctcttcgtctttcctcctcctctgctcctctgcctcctcGGTCAGCCTCTCTGTGTCCTCCATCAGCGCCtccctctcctcgctcctctctctcctctccctcttgtCTTCTCTCTCAGCCATCgctctctccagctctcctcTCAGACACTCGATCTCCCCTTCAGACCAAACACAGGATCACAATGAAActgctgtaaaaacacaaataccgctactactgctgctgctgctgctgctgctgctgctaccgctactactgctgctactgctactgctgctgctgctactactactgctgctgctgctgctgctgctgctgctactgctgctactactgctgctgctgctgctgctgctgctgctgctgctgctgctgcctgccgCTGCTACCgctgccgctgccgccgccgccgccgccaccaccaccgccgctacCACCGCCGCTGCCGCTACCgctgccgctgccgccgccgccgccgccgctgccaccgccgctaccaccgccgccaccgccaccgccgccgccaccgccgccgccaccgctgccaccaccaccgcgctgccgctgccgccgccgccgccgccgccgccaccgccgccaccaccgccgccaccaccgccgctaccaccgccgccgccgccgccgccaccgctgccaccgccgccaccgccgccgctgccaccgccgctaccaccgccgccgccgctgccgccgctgctgccaccgctgccaccgctgccgccgccgccgccgccgccgccgccgccaccaccaccgccgccaccaccgccgctgccgccaccgctgccgctgccgccgctgccgccgctgccgccaccgccgccaccaccgccgctaccaccgccgccgccgctgctgccaccgccgccaccgctgccaccgctgccaccaccgccgccgccgccgccgccgctgccaccgctgccaccaccgccgccgccgccgccgctgccgccgccgccgcgcCGCCTACCgccgctaccaccgccgccgctgctgccgccgccgccgccgcgcaccaccaccgctaccaccgccgccgccgccaccaccgccgccgctaccaccgccgctgttaccgccaccgctgccgccaccaccgccaccgctgccgccaccgccgccgctgccgccaccaccgccgccaccaccgccgccgccgccgccaccaccaccgccgccaccgccgccgccgccgccgccgccaccaccgccgccaccaccgccgccgctgctgccaccaccaccgccgccaccgccgcctgctaccaccgccaccgctgccgccaccgccgccgccgctgccgccaccaccgccgccgccaccaccgccaccgccgccgctgccaccgctgccaccgccgccgccgccgccgccaccgccgccgccaccaccaccgccgccgccgccgccgccaccgccgccgccaccgccgccgcctgccgccgccaccaccgccgccgccaccaccgccgccaccaccaccgccaccgccaccgccgccgccgctgccaccaccaccgccgccgccgccgccgccaccgccgctgccaccgccaccaccaccgccgccgccactaccaccgccaccgccgccgccgccgccgctgccgctaccaccaccgccgctgccgccgccgccgccgccgctgccaccgccaccgccgctgccgccgccgccgctgccaccgcctgctgctgctgccaccgctaccaccgcctGCCACCGCCGCctaccgccaccaccaccgccgccgccgccgccgccaccaccaccgctgccaccgctaccgccaccaccaccgccgccgccgcgcCGCCactaccaccgccgccgccgccaccgccaccgccaccgccgccgctgccaccaccaccaccgctaccaccgccgccgccaccaccgccgccgctaccaccgccgccgccgccaccgccgccgccgccgccgctgccgccgccaccaccaccgccgccgccaccaccgccgccgctgccaccgccgccgccgccgccgccaccaccgccaccaccaccgccgccgccaccgccgccgccgccgctaccgccgccgccgccaccgccaccaccaccgccgctgccgccaccaccaccaccgccaccaccgccgccgccaccaccgccgccgccaccgccaccaccaccgccgccgccaccgccgccaccgccgccgctaccgctaccaccaccgccgccgccaccgccgccgccgccaccgcaccaccaccgccgccgccgccaccaccaccgccgccaccaccgccaccaccgccgccgccgccgctgccaccgccgccaccgccaccaccaccgccgccgccgccaccgccgccgccaccaccggcaccgctgctgccaccgccgccgccgctgccaccgctactaccactgctgttactgctactactactgctactactactgctactactgtcgctactgctgctactgctactgctattGCTCTTGCTgttgctactactactgctaggtgtaagtgtaaataataaaatgattgaTATAGTTTCAGGTCGTTGCTGTTGTTTATGCTGActatgtttccatccacctgttttcaTGAGtattttcaatttgcgcatTTTGCAAAAAATGTCGTGGAATCACAAAAAAAGGGCAAAATATGACTAAAAGTTGGTTTAtggaaacaaatggaaacagactttcAGGGCTGCAAcgaatgattattttcattatcgaatAATTACTTCCTCAATTAATCACTTTATCAGCGTGGTCCATGAACACCCATCACAAGTTTCCAGAGTCCAACAggacccaaagatattcagttcactgTGATATACAGTctttaaaacaaatagaaacaaCATCAGTCTGGTTTTCAGTCAATTGAACTTTTTGTGTAGCGAGCTGATTGAATTATAGATCAAATATATATTATGTGGTTTAAATGGGTAGTTTTTAAATGTGGAGGCGGGGTGTAGGTCCTGGATGTTTTGGTTCCAGAGAGGAAGTctaaatctgttttttaaaaggtCCAGCTAACAGATTATTAGGTCAGACTGCAATAGTTGACTAGATGATGCAAAATAACGTGCTTTGTATCACTGACACCAAGAAAGTTGAATAAAGGAATGTACACAGGTTTAGCTCACAGATAAAACTCTGCTTTGTCCTATTCTCCTGATGTGGTCACCCCACAGTATGATTTACACccatcctctgctgctcttcctgagctttctgccattttttccctgttaaagggttttttgggggagtttttcctgatcgagggtctaaggacagagggggCCGTAAGCtgtaaagccccctgaggcaaatttgtgatattgggttatataaataaaatggaaatagaacaaaacaaaaacgtgCCCGCCACATAAATAATCAATAAGCTGCATAAACGGTGACAGAAGATATTATCCACGTGTTTTAACCACAGTGCCACCTTCAGTCGAAATACAGCATTACAACATGTTTCTTATATTCTGTGATGGATGAGATGTTTTATAATCTCGCACACTGACCGTGTAAAGTCTCTTTGGCCTGCTgcagagtgtgaatgtgtgtgtgcagctgacATCTGTCCACCTCCGACTGTGAgagctgcttctgctgctgactgagctgctggtggagagacactgacagagacctgcagaggaagagagagagagaatgcacagaatatatataataataataaaactttatttatagagcacttatcaaagcaaagtacaaagtgcttcagaacaagagaaataaaacaccgcagcgaatgacgaaatataaagcaataaaataaacagttcaggtaaaatcaggatctgctttcagataaaaatgtgttttgagacgagacttaaacgaagactctgactcagacagcctgatgtcttcgggcaagttgttccagatcctcggggccctgatggccaaagctctgtcccccttagtttccatcctggactcaggatcagacaggagacccctgcccgaagatctcagactacgtgaaggttcataagggattacaaggtctaaaattcagtctggagccatgaagagccttaaaagtaatcaacaagatcttaaaatcaatcctgaaaccaacagggagccgatgtaaagaggctgaaccaggtgtggtcgcacctctgggtcctggtttacagccgagcagctgagttttgtacagtctgcagtcgtatTTACGACCTGTTGAAACTTGTATTGAAATGCATCGCGTCCTCAGGTGTGTTCGGTACCTGAGCTCCTGCAGCTCGTCCTCCAGCTGCTTCCTGCGTCTCTGCAGActgtcctgctcctcctgcagcttcctgctctctctctgctgctcctcctgctgcctgtctctcctcctcacctcctccactgCCTGCCGCAGCTGCTCCTGCGCCTCCTTCAGCTCCCCGCACACTGAGGCATGCTGGGAGGACAGCTGAgggccacacacatacacatcatacATGATACATCACGCACGTATGTATCACTGTCACATGAccgtcacctcctcctctttacCTCCTTCAGCTgacctccatccctctctctctcctccatcagGGAGACCAactgtctctccttctcctccattattctctccatctctctctctctttctctcagctgACGGACGAGGTCAGCCTCCGCCTCTCTCTGTGCTCTAAACAACAGAACAGAAGGGTTTATTTTCAAGATTTAAGGTTTACGATCAGGATTAAAGGTTTACGTTCAGGATTAAAGGTTTACATTCAAGATTTAAGGTTTGCGTTCAGGATTAAAGGTTTACGTTCAGGATTAAAAGGTTTATGTTCAGGATTAAAGTTTTACGTCCAGGATTAAAAGGTTTATGTTCAGGATTAAAGTTTTACGTCCAggattaaatgtttatattccGGATTAAGGGTTTACATTCTAAATTTAAGGGTTTAGATTCaggatttaaacatttatattacaGATTAAAGGGTTTGTGTTCAGGATTAAAGGGTTTCCTTTTAGTATTAATGGGTTTACGTTCAGGATTAAAGGTTTACGTTCAGGATTAAAGATTTACGTTCAGGATTAAAGATTTACGTTCAGGATTAAAGGTTTACGTTCAGGATTTAAGGTTTACGTTCAGGATTAAAGGAATTATTTTCAAGATGTAAGGTTTACATTCAGTATTAAAGGGTTTACGTTCAGTATTAAAGTTTTACGTTCAGGATTAAAGATTTACGTTCAGGATTAAAGATTTACGTTCAGGATTAAAGATTTACGTTCAGGATTAAAGGTTTACGTTCAGGATTAAAGGTTTACGTTCAGGATTAAAGGTTTGCGTTCAAGATTTAAGGTTTATGTTCAGGATTAAAGTTTTACGTCCAggattaaatgtttatattccGGATTAAGGGTTTACATTCTAAATTAAAGGGTTTAGATTCaggatttaaacatttatattacaGATTAAAGGGTTTGTGTTCAGGATTAAAGGGTTTCCTTTTAGTATTAAAGGGTTTACGTTCAGGATTAAAGGTTTACGTTCAGGATTAAAGATTTACGTTCAGGATTAAAGATTTACGTTCAGGATTAAAGGTTTACGTTCAGGATTAAAGGTTTACGTTCAGGATTAAAGGTTTGCGTTCAAGATTTAAGGTTTACGTTCAGGATTAAAGGTTTACGTTCAGGATTTAAGGTTTATGTTCAGGATTAAAGGAATTATTTTCAAGATGTAAGGTTTACATTCAGTATTAAAGGGTTTACGTTCAGTATTAAAGTTTTACGTTCAGGATTAAAGATTTACGTTCAGGATTAAAGGTTTACGTTCAGGATTAAAGGTTTGCGTTCAAGATTTAAGGTTTATGTTCAGGATTAAAGTTTTACGTCCAggattaaatgtttatattccGGATTAAGGGTTTACATTCTAAATTAAAGGGTTTAGATTCaggatttaaacatttatattacaGATTAAAGGGTTTGTGTTCAGGATTAAAGGGTTTCCTTTTAGTATTAAAGGGTTTACGTTCAGGAGGATTAAAGGTTTACGTTCAGGATTAAAGGTTTACATTCGGGATTAAAGGGTTTCCGTTCAGGATTAAATGGTTTAAATTACGCATTAAAGGATAACATTAAGAattaaaagatttattttcaaGTTTTAAGGTTTATATTCTGTATTAAAAGGTTCAGAATTAAAGGGTTTATATTCAGCAATAAAGGTTTGCATTCAGGATTAAGGATTCAGGTATAAACAATGTGTCGTGGAAACCAAACTCACCTGAGCTGGCTGCAGTCCAGGTTGAGGGTTTTGACCTCTCTCTGCAAagagctgacctctgacctcagagCCTgcagctgtgattggctgtctgaCAGCTCACACTCgagctggaaacacacacatataaacagacTGAGCCAGGCAGCATCGCTGACAGAGAGGTAAAGACAGAGAGGTAAAGCGAGCGGTGGTACCTGCAGCAGTTGTTTGTTCAGCTCTCTCTTGTCTGAGGCCAGAGCCGAGGTCAGGGCGGCCATCTTGTCCAGAGCGTCCcttccctcctccacctcccgcTTCAACAGACACTCAGAGGACGAGAGACGCAACACACTCTCCCTGGACTGAAGGGGGGAGacaaagagggggagagagaaaaccattacatacaaacaaatacataccAAGAGTTAAGACAAATATAAACTCACTGCTGAGTAGCTACATCAGAACGTATGTTACTACATGATCAATGCAAACTGAATACAAACTGATAACAGAAGCAACTTATCAGTTActttaagaatattttaaaaacactgacgttgcaaacaatattttaaagttAAGCTCATTGTAAAATCACTACA
This Siniperca chuatsi isolate FFG_IHB_CAS linkage group LG12, ASM2008510v1, whole genome shotgun sequence DNA region includes the following protein-coding sequences:
- the si:dkey-230p4.1 gene encoding trichohyalin isoform X3 gives rise to the protein MEARLLIGWQQEKAELKQEVCRLQEELAESRAEREELESRSRALNDRLCQSVSPSLALSLRVEGEQREWRRRVREGREREARQALLIHRLQNKVLEYKDRCQHVELQLQEEHTKLLNTERTIRDEHSDSLESALIRLEEEQQRSVSLADTNALLREQLSQLEQTNQALREDLQKLTSDWTRAVEEAEQKEDDWQRERECRSGHVGQQQTRLLSVWRSVVALRRHCHTVKTAADRDLWQLRAEFSRLSSSLLSSCDSVSSSLRLSAPPIKTFSSLPPPSSSPPLSSTLVTPPPDSSPVVPPLISSSTLGTFTLGELENKEEETEEEEEQQRWEEKEREISELKLLHETQVLQLNERIAALSRPLQVEAGEREEREREVERHRAAERRLQSVSQAVIKLSRVLSGSGSSRSLCVSSDSVLSLDLSSLLSVLSHAESALQWRHEELQGAELSLRRLGEEKSAAQLRLKQLEDDNQRLHAHTQHTQLELTHTLDTLSREREAASSLQLQLEEAQRREEEVQRENDRLRRERDRQEDRNRQLETETQRRVETEMLENVQLTERETLHRMEIHTLKGALERQQLDRQRAEEEAADTRDALQKSRESVLRLSSSECLLKREVEEGRDALDKMAALTSALASDKRELNKQLLQLECELSDSQSQLQALRSEVSSLQREVKTLNLDCSQLRAQREAEADLVRQLREREREMERIMEEKERQLVSLMEERERDGGQLKELSSQHASVCGELKEAQEQLRQAVEEVRRRDRQQEEQQRESRKLQEEQDSLQRRRKQLEDELQELRSLSVSLHQQLSQQQKQLSQSEVDRCQLHTHIHTLQQAKETLHGEIECLRGELERAMAEREDKRERRERSEEREALMEDTERLTEEAEEQRRRKDEEEKEEREAWQREREALSEELGTRDGEVEALKRRIEGLMEEEEARQKEVERLREEVTEKEAQISHMMDRIRQAEGEMERLGEEVKRAEVKFKEEEVRRDGEVEALCDRMERLEREKEEREEEMERLRSEAEEVERWRMRVEEVEEEINRLRKETSVLEEDREEERREKERLRDKKEEVEGELLERLKEKVGEVELLKVRLNVAKEECEEMKEEVERRERSLERQMSAVREREEEVEELKERLRLAEEQEEEGARECQEANDKLKQKEAREEQLEALLKETRALLEKEKREGGEKDNRISSQARELQEARAESEGARRRAREREEARDRLEEEVKEWREKAERSLREGAKFNHILKDREEEVQQLRAMLEEREEEEREKEALRRTEVERRRRLDNKLTELEEEKGRLEEKVREVEEEREEDREALRRAREEWRRLEDRWEEMERGVQEQREVLRRTEEEKRRLENKLKETEEGRKGDEELLRRVTEEKKRLEDELIEKEKEIEGQREVLRSKEEEKMRLKDELKEAKEERGRLVESERGQQLLVEERGRSRVRELEEEKAGLSVELRRREREVTALREEVQRERDKVQEELRRRREEVSVLREEVIREQREKEEIEEKLRRTEKEVTALRGEVKREQREKKEAQEEMTVLKDKVQEELRRSEREVSVLREEVQKKQMEKNEAQEELMKRREKATALREEVQREEIQEELRRTKNELTVITEEVQREEKEKEQVQEKLMRTEKEVTALREEVQTERRQREEIQEELRRSEREVSVLREEVQKKQMEKNEAQQELMKRREKATALREEVQTERRQREEIQEELRRTENELTVITEEVQREEKEKEQVQEKLMRTEKEVTALREEVQTERRRREEAQEELRGVQQSVEVMAVNLSSLQSQVCELSQSRERVRQEVKEKEEEKQQMKEGLKAALEEMTKLKLLLQESHADGVRLRSALKEKKEEVERFREESLRAVREEVLQEREEVEKERGELEELRARAQALERRRREMMEELEEARQAKKKAGEKMREAEERWRSRMEEMEEQQEVKLKALSREIQTLKEREEDTEKEWRSRVEEARREVEKSRAELSQVRATAAMLEEQKTQISSLAAEREEETDGQRRTRDQKTDDKEKGEGEQEEEQMSLLQEKQELRRLLRHREAEVYTLTQRTEELEKDRDRVRLALERTEAAMIGYRERAHQQEQSPGAGSNPDEGVGDRLVVLQRLVAELELEQKRLNKKNSHLENQKEKLKRDRNTLRDTLRQVEEERSRFRQQLTDSSRSQESADTTEEERLRSRVRELEDQVSQLRLSLAVDQQQRAEFIQQSSRNSRWLLSLRHDLTDSLAAVTRRPVSSVLESETQRLDRSLREEELRMSLSQS
- the si:dkey-230p4.1 gene encoding trichohyalin isoform X5, whose protein sequence is MEARLLIGWQQEKAELKQEVCRLQEELAESRAEREELESRSRALNDRLCQSVSPSLALSLRVEGEQREWRRRVREGREREARQALLIHRLQNKVLEYKDRCQHVELQLQEEHTKLLNTERTIRDEHSDSLESALIRLEEEQQRSVSLADTNALLREQLSQLEQTNQALREDLQKLTSDWTRAVEEAEQKEDDWQRERECRSGHVGQQQTRLLSVWRSVVALRRHCHTVKTAADRDLWQLRAEFSRLSSSLLSSCDSVSSSLRLSAPPIKTFSSLPPPSSSPPLSSTLVTPPPDSSPVVPPLISSSTLGTFTLGELENKEEETEEEEEQQRWEEKEREISELKLLHETQVLQLNERIAALSRPLQVEAGEREEREREVERHRAAERRLQSVSQAVIKLSRVLSGSGSSRSLCVSSDSVLSLDLSSLLSVLSHAESALQWRHEELQGAELSLRRLGEEKSAAQLRLKQLEDDNQRLHAHTQHTQLELTHTLDTLSREREAASSLQLQLEEAQRREEEVQRENDRLRRERDRQEDRNRQLETETQRRVETEMLENVQLTERETLHRMEIHTLKGALERQQLDRQRAEEEAADTRDALQKSRESVLRLSSSECLLKREVEEGRDALDKMAALTSALASDKRELNKQLLQLECELSDSQSQLQALRSEVSSLQREVKTLNLDCSQLRAQREAEADLVRQLREREREMERIMEEKERQLVSLMEERERDGGQLKELSSQHASVCGELKEAQEQLRQAVEEVRRRDRQQEEQQRESRKLQEEQDSLQRRRKQLEDELQELRSLSVSLHQQLSQQQKQLSQSEVDRCQLHTHIHTLQQAKETLHGEIECLRGELERAMAEREDKRERRERSEEREALMEDTERLTEEAEEQRRRKDEEEKEEREAWQREREALSEELGTRDGEVEALKRRIEGLMEEEEARQKEVERLREEVTEKEAQISHMMDRIRQAEGEMERLGEEVKRAEVKFKEEEVRRDGEVEALCDRMERLEREKEEREEEMERLRSEAEEVERWRMRVEEVEEEINRLRKETSVLEEDREEERREKERLRDKKEEVEGELLERLKEKVGEVELLKVRLNVAKEECEEMKEEVERRERSLERQMSAVREREEEVEELKERLRLAEEQEEEGARECQEANDKLKQKEAREEQLEALLKETRALLEKEKREGGEKDNRISSQARELQEARAESEGARRRAREREEARDRLEEEVKEWREKAERSLREGAKFNHILKDREEEVQQLRAMLEEREEEEREKEALRRTEVERRRRLDNKLTELEEEKGRLEEKVREVEEEREEDREALRRAREEWRRLEDRWEEMERGVQEQREVLRRTEEEKRRLENKLKETEEGRKGDEELLRRVTEEKKRLEDELIEKEKEIEGQREVLRSKEEEKMRLKDELKEAKEERGRLVESERGQQLLVEERGRSRVRELEEEKAGLSVELRRREREVTALREEVQRERDKVQEELRRRREEVSVLREEVIREQREKEEIEEKLRRTEKEVTALRGEVKREQREKKEAQEEMTVLKDKVQEELRRSEREVSVLREEVQKKQMEKNEAQEELMKRREKATALREEVQTERRQREEIQEELRRSEREVSVLREEVQKKQMEKNEAQQELMKRREKATALREEVQTERRQREEIQEELRRTENELTVITEEVQREEKEKEQVQEKLMRTEKEVTALREEVQTERRRREEAQEELRGVQQSVEVMAVNLSSLQSQVCELSQSRERVRQEVKEKEEEKQQMKEGLKAALEEMTKLKLLLQESHADGVRLRSALKEKKEEVERFREESLRAVREEVLQEREEVEKERGELEELRARAQALERRRREMMEELEEARQAKKKAGEKMREAEERWRSRMEEMEEQQEVKLKALSREIQTLKEREEDTEKEWRSRVEEARREVEKSRAELSQVRATAAMLEEQKTQISSLAAEREEETDGQRRTRDQKTDDKEKGEGEQEEEQMSLLQEKQELRRLLRHREAEVYTLTQRTEELEKDRDRVRLALERTEAAMIGYRERAHQQEQSPGAGSNPDEQGVGDRLVVLQRLVAELELEQKRLNKKNSHLENQKEKLKRDRNTLRDTLRQVEEERSRFRQQLTDSSRSQVRHTHTHISVCECVCKAVWFFQESADTTEEERLRSRVRELEDQVSQLRLSLAVDQQQRAEFIQQSSRNSRWLLSLRHDLTDSLAAVTRRPVSSVLESETQRLDRSLREEELRMSLSQS